In Methermicoccus shengliensis DSM 18856, a single genomic region encodes these proteins:
- the cfbA gene encoding sirohydrochlorin nickelochelatase — translation MHGEFIMKRGVLVLGHGSKLPYNREVVESVCSMLRQMRDDIMVVPAFMELCEPTIEDGLEELAKSGVSEVAVVPLFLAHGVHTLKDIPARLGLEDGKRECTYECGGVQLRIYYADPLGPAEAIARLVYERALEALGE, via the coding sequence ATGCATGGAGAGTTTATCATGAAGAGAGGTGTGCTCGTATTGGGCCATGGCAGCAAGCTGCCATACAACAGAGAGGTTGTTGAGAGTGTGTGCTCGATGCTCAGGCAGATGAGGGACGATATCATGGTAGTGCCTGCTTTCATGGAGCTGTGTGAGCCCACGATAGAGGATGGGCTCGAGGAGCTCGCCAAGAGCGGCGTGTCCGAGGTGGCAGTGGTTCCGCTGTTCTTGGCGCATGGCGTGCATACTCTCAAGGACATCCCTGCAAGGCTCGGGCTCGAGGACGGCAAAAGAGAGTGCACTTACGAGTGTGGGGGCGTTCAGCTGAGGATATACTACGCCGACCCACTCGGACCTGCGGAGGCCATCGCACGGCTGGTGTACGAGAGAGCCCTCGAGGCTCTTGGTGAGTGA
- a CDS encoding FprA family A-type flavoprotein has translation MALKSLKIKENIYWVGAIDWEERDFHNFEIVRGATYNAYLIIDDKITLVDTVKHKFFHEMVERIREIIDPSQIDYIVSNHVETDHSGSLADIKRIAKDAVVVCTSRGKSGLCKHFDCKDWEFKVVKTGDELKIGKRTLTFIETPMLHWPDNMVTYVKGDKLLLSNDAFGQHIASVERYDEELGVEEAIKWAKIYYANILMPFGELVKKKLKEIEGVQIGMIAPSHGVIWKNPGRIIEAYKKWADFEAEDKLVVVYDTMYNSTARIARAIAEGASKGVKVRLFHVRRDAWSEIMTEILDAKAIAIGAPTMHNTVFPPVAGFLAYMRSLKPKNKIGVAFGSYGWGGGAVKEINRIFEELKFDVMEPLQIKYRPTEDELRKAFELGVEIAEKIKS, from the coding sequence ATGGCTTTAAAATCTCTGAAAATTAAAGAAAACATATACTGGGTTGGGGCTATAGACTGGGAAGAGAGAGATTTTCACAACTTTGAAATTGTCAGAGGAGCCACATACAACGCTTATCTTATAATAGACGACAAAATAACTTTAGTTGATACCGTCAAACACAAGTTCTTTCACGAAATGGTGGAAAGAATAAGGGAAATAATCGATCCATCTCAAATTGACTACATTGTTTCAAATCACGTTGAAACTGACCATTCTGGAAGCTTGGCAGACATTAAAAGAATTGCCAAGGATGCCGTTGTTGTTTGCACTTCTAGAGGCAAAAGTGGTTTATGCAAGCACTTTGATTGCAAGGACTGGGAATTTAAGGTTGTTAAGACTGGAGATGAGTTAAAAATCGGTAAAAGAACTTTGACATTCATAGAGACCCCAATGCTCCACTGGCCCGATAACATGGTAACTTACGTTAAAGGAGATAAGCTATTGCTTTCAAACGATGCCTTCGGACAGCACATAGCAAGTGTTGAGAGATACGATGAAGAGCTTGGTGTGGAAGAAGCAATCAAGTGGGCCAAAATTTACTATGCAAATATCCTAATGCCTTTCGGCGAGCTTGTTAAGAAAAAGCTTAAGGAAATTGAGGGAGTCCAAATTGGAATGATAGCCCCAAGTCATGGAGTTATCTGGAAAAATCCAGGCAGAATAATCGAGGCTTACAAGAAGTGGGCTGATTTTGAAGCTGAAGACAAGCTGGTTGTAGTTTACGATACGATGTACAATAGTACAGCAAGGATTGCAAGGGCCATAGCAGAGGGAGCAAGTAAAGGTGTTAAAGTTAGGCTTTTCCATGTAAGAAGAGATGCCTGGAGCGAAATAATGACTGAAATTCTGGATGCTAAGGCAATTGCTATCGGAGCGCCGACAATGCACAACACCGTCTTCCCACCCGTTGCAGGCTTTTTAGCCTACATGAGGAGTTTAAAGCCTAAAAACAAGATTGGTGTTGCTTTCGGCTCTTACGGATGGGGAGGGGGAGCGGTTAAGGAAATAAACAGGATTTTTGAAGAGTTAAAATTCGATGTTATGGAACCATTGCAGATCAAATATAGACCGACAGAAGATGAATTAAGGAAAGCTTTTGAGCTTGGTGTAGAGATAGCTGAAAAGATAAAATCTTAA
- the hxlB gene encoding 6-phospho-3-hexuloisomerase codes for MNADKLTHSKKNFEHITMLMHLVADHLIQMAEKLDKDAISHLIDELLRADAIFLMGAGRSGLVARAFAMRLMHLGLRVYVVGETTTPAVKRGDLVIAISGSGETSSIANLGKIAKQLGAKVATFTSNPASTLGSISDIVIPVSGGLYRQTPENKEKDYLEQHMMGTYRRLTPLGTLFEISTLVLADAIIAELIARTGTSEEELRARHSTLE; via the coding sequence GTGAATGCGGACAAACTCACACATTCCAAGAAGAATTTCGAGCACATCACAATGCTAATGCATCTCGTGGCCGACCATCTCATCCAGATGGCAGAAAAGCTGGACAAGGATGCCATAAGCCACCTGATCGACGAGCTGCTCCGTGCCGATGCCATCTTTCTCATGGGCGCTGGACGCTCGGGGCTTGTGGCAAGGGCGTTTGCCATGAGACTCATGCACCTCGGGTTGAGGGTGTACGTGGTGGGGGAGACCACCACGCCAGCGGTGAAGAGGGGAGACCTCGTGATTGCCATATCGGGCTCTGGTGAGACGAGCTCAATCGCAAACCTCGGCAAGATTGCGAAGCAGCTCGGTGCCAAAGTGGCCACATTCACCTCCAACCCTGCCTCCACGCTGGGGAGTATTTCAGATATAGTAATCCCAGTGAGCGGAGGGCTATACAGACAGACGCCAGAGAACAAAGAAAAGGACTACCTCGAGCAGCACATGATGGGCACGTACAGACGGCTCACGCCCCTTGGCACTCTGTTTGAGATCAGCACACTTGTGCTTGCAGATGCCATCATCGCAGAGCTCATAGCGCGCACGGGAACGAGCGAGGAGGAGCTGAGGGCCCGCCATTCCACGCTGGAGTAG
- a CDS encoding DUF5611 family protein: MRYKFKRGHSPDITRVARCLEECFPCEVQMIKEKCILSYGAIERMEVWLDGKALCVETTSNKNASDEQVLDTNRRFRQFLTKATGYTTKERIKQAKKEVEGA, encoded by the coding sequence ATGAGGTATAAGTTCAAAAGGGGACACTCACCCGACATCACAAGAGTCGCAAGATGTCTTGAGGAGTGCTTTCCATGCGAGGTTCAAATGATAAAAGAAAAGTGCATCCTGAGCTATGGTGCCATCGAGCGGATGGAGGTATGGCTGGATGGCAAAGCCCTATGCGTAGAGACAACTTCTAACAAAAACGCATCAGATGAGCAGGTGCTGGACACCAACAGAAGGTTCAGGCAGTTTCTCACCAAGGCTACAGGCTACACGACCAAGGAGAGAATAAAGCAGGCAAAAAAGGAGGTGGAAGGAGCTTGA
- a CDS encoding DNA-directed RNA polymerase subunit D produces the protein MEVEIISTSEDRVEFVLSGVSSAFANALRRAALSEIPKIAIDELNVYNNTSVLFDEQLALRLALVPLKGDPSSLVPREECGCEEGCPRCQVVLTLMAEGPCTVHASDLVSTDPSVVPAEPNIPIVELFEGQVVAVEAIARVGTGRQHAKWQVGVACGYKNMPKVEFSEACDGCGECVDACPKHIIAMEEGKPIITDIIKCTMCRLCEQACEVGAIKVGEIEDVFVMKMESDRSYTAHEMVCEAARTIARRATSMAEQLGELIT, from the coding sequence ATGGAAGTAGAAATCATATCCACATCAGAGGACAGAGTGGAGTTCGTGCTCTCTGGGGTATCCTCTGCGTTTGCCAACGCCCTTCGAAGGGCTGCCCTCTCGGAGATACCCAAGATAGCCATCGACGAGCTCAATGTGTATAACAACACGTCAGTGCTGTTCGATGAGCAGCTTGCCCTCAGGCTCGCCCTCGTGCCCCTGAAGGGTGACCCCTCCTCCCTTGTGCCGAGGGAGGAGTGTGGGTGTGAGGAGGGATGCCCCCGCTGTCAGGTGGTGCTCACGCTGATGGCCGAGGGACCGTGCACCGTGCACGCCTCTGACCTGGTGTCCACTGACCCCTCCGTGGTGCCCGCAGAGCCCAATATACCCATAGTGGAGCTGTTCGAGGGCCAGGTGGTCGCCGTGGAGGCGATAGCAAGGGTGGGCACGGGAAGGCAGCATGCCAAATGGCAGGTGGGGGTGGCGTGCGGCTACAAGAACATGCCCAAGGTGGAGTTCTCCGAGGCATGTGATGGGTGTGGCGAGTGTGTCGATGCGTGCCCCAAGCACATAATCGCCATGGAGGAAGGAAAGCCCATCATCACGGACATAATTAAGTGTACGATGTGCAGGCTGTGTGAGCAGGCATGCGAGGTAGGTGCCATCAAGGTGGGCGAAATCGAGGATGTGTTCGTGATGAAGATGGAGTCTGACCGCTCATATACGGCACATGAGATGGTGTGTGAGGCAGCCCGCACGATAGCGCGGAGGGCAACGAGCATGGCTGAGCAGCTTGGCGAACTCATTACCTGA
- a CDS encoding 30S ribosomal protein S13 — protein MSNDAEAHEDEFKHLVRIANTDLDGNKKVAMALTGVRGIGRRVAKVLAQKAGVNMDARLGTLSDEEIERLRQLVEGALTSSIPTWMLNRRKDLLTGEDRHVFGSDLAMQHMEDITFLKKIRCYRGIRHERGHKVRGQRTRSTGRTGATVGVVRKKLGGR, from the coding sequence ATGAGTAACGATGCAGAGGCACACGAGGATGAGTTCAAGCATCTCGTGAGGATTGCCAACACTGACCTTGATGGTAATAAGAAGGTGGCAATGGCACTCACAGGTGTGAGGGGCATAGGTAGAAGGGTCGCCAAGGTGCTCGCCCAGAAGGCGGGAGTGAATATGGATGCGAGGCTCGGCACCCTTTCAGATGAGGAAATAGAGAGGTTGAGGCAGCTCGTGGAGGGCGCACTCACGTCCAGCATTCCCACATGGATGCTCAACCGCAGAAAGGACCTGCTCACGGGCGAGGACAGGCATGTGTTTGGCTCTGATCTGGCCATGCAGCACATGGAGGACATAACCTTCCTGAAGAAGATTAGGTGCTACAGGGGTATCAGGCACGAACGTGGGCACAAGGTGAGGGGCCAGAGGACGCGCTCCACTGGCAGAACGGGCGCCACGGTGGGTGTTGTGAGAAAGAAGCTGGGTGGCAGGTGA
- a CDS encoding ornithine cyclodeaminase, with translation MNTPSPSTDIELKGHLIDSLILPKVLSTIMDMDGDFDIIEFRVGRRKSDISYAKLRVYASTEEQLLALVRELHSLGATAPEVEEVVLKQAPADRVAPRGFYSTTNHPTQVRVNGEWVDVEDISMDRVVVVHDGRAMCVPLCDVKKGDMVVVGEQGVRVIPPERPRHRSIFGFMGGAVSSERPTTTLIRQIAEEIVDVKRSGGRIAVVGGPAIVHTGAAPQLAWLIRNGYVDALLAGNALAVHDIECALYGTSLGMDIKTSAPLSHGHRNHLYAINEVMAYGSIRAAVEGGLITRGIMYECIKNDVPYVLAGSIRDDGPLPDVITDSVEAKRATEALVEQCDMVLMLATMLHSIAVGNVLPSYVKTVCVDVNPSTVTKLMDRGTAQAIGLVSDVGVFLPMLVKFLEQLD, from the coding sequence TTGAACACACCATCACCGTCCACAGATATAGAGCTCAAAGGGCATCTGATAGACTCCCTCATCCTGCCAAAGGTGCTCTCCACCATAATGGACATGGATGGAGACTTCGACATCATCGAGTTCAGGGTGGGAAGGCGCAAGTCAGACATCAGCTATGCCAAGCTCAGGGTGTATGCGAGCACAGAGGAGCAACTGCTCGCCCTCGTGAGGGAGCTGCACAGCCTTGGGGCGACCGCTCCAGAGGTGGAGGAGGTGGTGCTAAAACAGGCACCCGCAGACAGGGTGGCGCCGAGGGGCTTTTACTCGACCACCAACCATCCCACGCAGGTGAGGGTGAATGGAGAATGGGTGGACGTGGAGGACATCAGCATGGACAGGGTGGTGGTGGTGCACGATGGCAGGGCAATGTGCGTGCCGCTGTGTGATGTTAAGAAGGGTGACATGGTGGTTGTGGGGGAGCAGGGAGTGAGGGTGATTCCACCCGAAAGACCAAGACATAGGTCGATTTTTGGTTTTATGGGGGGAGCGGTATCCTCGGAGAGGCCCACCACAACCCTCATCCGCCAGATTGCAGAGGAGATAGTGGATGTCAAGAGGAGTGGGGGCAGGATTGCCGTGGTGGGCGGTCCTGCCATAGTACACACTGGAGCCGCCCCCCAGCTCGCATGGCTCATAAGAAATGGGTACGTGGATGCACTTCTCGCAGGAAACGCCCTTGCAGTGCACGATATCGAGTGCGCACTGTATGGTACATCACTCGGCATGGATATAAAGACCTCTGCCCCACTTAGCCATGGGCACCGCAATCATCTCTATGCCATCAATGAGGTGATGGCATATGGCTCCATCAGGGCTGCCGTGGAGGGCGGGCTCATCACGAGGGGCATAATGTACGAGTGCATCAAGAACGATGTTCCCTATGTGCTTGCGGGCTCCATCAGGGATGATGGTCCGCTGCCAGATGTGATAACGGACAGCGTGGAGGCCAAGAGGGCAACTGAGGCGCTGGTGGAGCAGTGCGACATGGTGCTCATGCTCGCAACGATGCTGCACTCCATAGCGGTGGGCAACGTGCTGCCCTCGTATGTGAAAACGGTGTGTGTGGATGTGAACCCCTCCACCGTGACCAAGCTCATGGACAGGGGCACGGCGCAGGCCATAGGGCTCGTGAGCGATGTCGGTGTATTCTTGCCAATGCTCGTAAAATTCCTCGAACAGCTGGACTAA
- a CDS encoding Mur ligase family protein — protein MGCIAVLDLTHGGDVLARWLSSMGERVVGIDVYHTLSDHERGELEDNGIPVLERMPDECTLVVAPVHLPPIPILREAERRGIHRVTHHEMVRRLALECFPEVCERCIEITGTRGKTTTSVLLARLLSCEGKVVCHTTMGVDVLERGVRTQHWKRLSITPASVLDVLKKAEQTRAEHVVLEVSLGVCGLRRGLLTTLEGEYSIAGGTLTSTHAKTMVLSHPPEGFVMAVPDEDVPQARCTLKYLHDGLRVRLLDGSGGSGGSGGSGGRGGEVATVYLDGAKERLESMLDGTMYTRALARAAVGGVLCGLSPTTIEHYLPRLQLDVEGRMSVYCIGDARIVDCSGSGLRAEDIARAIELAIQRFGRVDVLVVGGSRTVCEGLDGPELESVLSWASERVGKVIHLKGNESYEVALRCALSAAPSGVVLLCIKCFR, from the coding sequence ATGGGCTGCATCGCAGTGCTCGACCTCACCCATGGAGGGGATGTCCTCGCAAGATGGCTCTCTTCCATGGGTGAGAGGGTCGTGGGTATCGATGTGTACCACACACTGAGCGACCACGAGCGAGGGGAGCTCGAGGACAATGGTATCCCCGTGTTGGAGCGGATGCCAGATGAATGCACCCTCGTGGTGGCACCAGTGCACCTTCCCCCCATTCCCATCCTCAGAGAGGCAGAGAGGAGGGGTATCCACAGGGTTACTCACCACGAGATGGTAAGAAGGCTCGCATTGGAGTGCTTTCCTGAGGTGTGCGAGCGATGCATCGAGATTACGGGCACGAGGGGAAAAACCACCACCTCTGTGCTGCTCGCAAGGCTGCTGAGCTGCGAGGGCAAAGTGGTGTGCCACACCACAATGGGCGTCGATGTGCTCGAGCGGGGTGTGCGCACACAGCACTGGAAAAGACTCAGCATTACCCCTGCCTCAGTGCTCGATGTGCTCAAAAAGGCTGAGCAGACGAGAGCAGAGCACGTGGTGCTCGAGGTGTCCCTAGGGGTGTGCGGGCTGAGAAGGGGTCTGCTCACCACGTTGGAGGGGGAGTACTCCATAGCAGGGGGAACGCTGACCTCCACTCATGCCAAGACGATGGTGCTCTCGCATCCCCCAGAGGGCTTTGTGATGGCAGTGCCCGATGAGGACGTGCCACAGGCCCGCTGTACCCTGAAGTACCTCCACGATGGACTAAGGGTCAGGCTTCTGGATGGCAGCGGTGGCAGCGGGGGCAGCGGGGGCAGCGGGGGCAGGGGGGGCGAGGTCGCCACCGTGTATCTCGATGGAGCAAAGGAAAGATTGGAGAGCATGCTCGATGGCACCATGTACACGAGGGCGCTTGCTCGTGCGGCTGTGGGCGGGGTGCTGTGTGGCCTTTCTCCCACCACGATTGAGCACTACCTCCCAAGGCTCCAGCTCGACGTCGAGGGGAGGATGAGCGTTTACTGCATCGGGGATGCGAGGATAGTGGACTGCTCTGGCTCTGGGCTAAGGGCAGAAGACATCGCCAGAGCCATCGAGCTGGCAATACAGCGGTTTGGGAGGGTGGATGTGCTCGTGGTGGGGGGCAGCAGAACGGTATGCGAGGGGCTTGATGGCCCCGAACTGGAGAGCGTTCTCTCGTGGGCATCCGAAAGGGTGGGTAAAGTGATACATCTCAAGGGCAACGAGAGCTACGAGGTTGCCCTGAGGTGTGCTCTCTCTGCTGCGCCCTCGGGCGTCGTGCTGCTGTGCATCAAGTGCTTCAGGTAA
- a CDS encoding 30S ribosomal protein S11, giving the protein MADNEKWAIAHIYASFNNVLITVTDLTGAETIAKSSGGMVVKTARDEGSPYTAMQMASGLAEQLKDKGITGLHVYVRAPGGNRLKSPGPGAQAAIRAFARAGIRIGRIEDVTPIPHDGTKPPGGKRGRRV; this is encoded by the coding sequence ATGGCAGATAATGAGAAATGGGCTATTGCTCACATATATGCATCGTTCAACAATGTGCTCATAACAGTGACAGACCTCACGGGGGCCGAGACAATAGCCAAGTCCTCTGGTGGCATGGTGGTCAAGACCGCAAGGGATGAGGGCTCGCCCTACACTGCCATGCAGATGGCAAGCGGGCTTGCAGAGCAGCTCAAGGACAAGGGCATCACAGGGCTCCACGTGTATGTCAGGGCTCCGGGTGGCAACAGGCTGAAGAGCCCTGGACCTGGTGCACAGGCTGCCATCAGGGCATTTGCGAGGGCGGGCATCAGGATAGGCAGGATAGAGGATGTTACACCCATCCCCCACGACGGTACCAAGCCCCCTGGCGGCAAACGAGGAAGGCGTGTGTGA
- a CDS encoding 30S ribosomal protein S4, translating into MGYPGKSRKLYEGPRTPWDARRLAEEAELIKAYGLRNKREVWKAQSLLRRFRRRARNIMALEALAGESAYTKRETDALLSMLKRYGMIGEEANLNDVLRMSVENILERRLQTQVFRQGLAHTIKQARQFVVHGHIAINGRRVTVPSYLVPLSEEMSISYYANSPLSDTSHPERPVKAS; encoded by the coding sequence ATGGGATACCCGGGAAAGAGTAGGAAACTCTACGAGGGGCCCAGAACCCCGTGGGACGCCAGGAGGCTGGCAGAGGAGGCAGAGCTCATCAAGGCGTACGGCCTTCGAAACAAGCGTGAGGTGTGGAAGGCTCAGAGCTTGCTTAGGCGGTTCAGGCGTCGCGCAAGGAACATCATGGCATTGGAGGCCCTTGCTGGAGAGAGCGCCTACACTAAGAGGGAGACTGATGCCCTGCTCAGCATGCTCAAGCGCTATGGCATGATAGGTGAGGAGGCCAACCTCAACGACGTGCTCAGGATGAGTGTGGAAAACATCCTCGAGCGCAGGCTTCAGACGCAGGTGTTCAGACAGGGACTTGCCCACACCATCAAGCAGGCGAGACAGTTCGTGGTGCATGGGCACATCGCCATAAATGGCAGGAGAGTCACCGTTCCCAGCTATCTCGTCCCCCTCTCTGAGGAGATGAGCATCTCGTACTACGCCAACTCACCCCTATCAGACACTTCCCATCCAGAAAGGCCAGTGAAGGCGAGTTGA
- the nrdD gene encoding anaerobic ribonucleoside-triphosphate reductase: MRDSKKTVQTTLWGEHVPQLPKVRTTDGYMLEWDREKIVQGLLRESKLSEYFYGTPPMDEHLARKVAREAEKRIVWMNPRFLSGPLVREVVNTVLLEMGYPEYRNVLTRVGMPVYDAHMIDVGNGFEARENANLQENAETSHKKKADKISKEQYLLCLPHHISDSHLSGDIHIHDLEYFGTRPFCQDWDLRYFFYYGLMPDGSGKKASVAGPARKPEVAILHAVKALGSAQTNFAGGQGFYNFLTFLAPYLEGLSYEEIEQLMQMFVYEMTQMMVARGGQMVFSSVQLSPGVPKLWRDKPVVYQGKVHDGVHAPLRTYGEFEREVRLGFLALMNVMLEGDAMGKPFNFPKPEISIEPDFMHEDEEFNAAHPDLPTYDELYTKAFELAVKFGTPYFDNQLPPYRGAGEGVSCYQCCAYQFSRNADNDDEFEDKLYFRDGKHFSMGAMQVVSVNCPRAAYRANGDDDALFSHLRSMMDRAMDVFHIKKVWIEEIVRKGRMPFATQRPIDPNTGRRGTMAVDIDGLVYTIGVVGINEMVQHHTGYQLHESKDAFRLAVRAMTEMEFYARELSKEHGMEVALARTPAETTVQRFAVSDLLNEQYREHALRVVKGDVKYALAHLWETRNLPVYYTNGTHVAYDADVPLAERIRLEHVFFPIVDGGNIMHIFLGEHMPSPRGLKEFAMKLAKNTQTGYFAFTKDMTICLRNDEEPKSEATMSQSEERAIFA, translated from the coding sequence ATGAGAGACTCGAAAAAGACTGTCCAGACCACACTGTGGGGGGAGCATGTTCCCCAGCTCCCCAAGGTCAGAACGACCGACGGCTACATGCTGGAGTGGGACAGAGAGAAGATTGTCCAGGGGCTTCTCAGGGAATCAAAGCTCAGCGAGTACTTCTATGGCACGCCACCCATGGATGAGCACCTGGCAAGGAAGGTGGCGAGAGAGGCCGAAAAGAGGATTGTGTGGATGAACCCGCGCTTTCTCTCGGGCCCACTCGTGAGAGAGGTGGTGAACACCGTTCTTCTGGAGATGGGCTATCCAGAGTACAGAAATGTGCTCACTCGGGTGGGCATGCCAGTGTATGATGCCCACATGATCGACGTGGGCAATGGGTTTGAGGCAAGAGAGAACGCCAACCTGCAGGAAAACGCCGAGACCTCCCACAAAAAGAAGGCCGACAAGATATCCAAGGAGCAGTACCTGCTGTGTCTTCCCCATCACATCTCGGATAGCCATCTGAGCGGGGATATCCACATCCACGACCTGGAGTACTTCGGCACCCGCCCCTTCTGTCAGGACTGGGACCTGAGGTACTTCTTCTACTATGGACTGATGCCAGATGGTTCTGGTAAGAAGGCGTCAGTGGCTGGACCAGCCAGGAAGCCAGAGGTGGCTATCTTACACGCCGTAAAGGCACTGGGCAGTGCCCAGACCAACTTTGCGGGTGGGCAGGGCTTCTACAACTTCCTCACGTTCCTCGCCCCCTACCTCGAGGGGCTCTCCTATGAAGAGATAGAGCAGCTCATGCAGATGTTCGTGTACGAGATGACCCAGATGATGGTCGCTCGAGGAGGACAGATGGTGTTCTCCTCCGTGCAGCTCTCTCCTGGCGTGCCCAAGCTGTGGAGGGATAAGCCAGTCGTCTACCAGGGAAAGGTGCACGATGGTGTGCACGCACCCCTTCGTACCTATGGAGAGTTCGAAAGAGAGGTCAGGCTTGGCTTTTTAGCCCTCATGAACGTAATGCTCGAGGGCGATGCGATGGGCAAGCCGTTCAACTTCCCAAAGCCAGAGATATCTATAGAACCCGACTTCATGCACGAGGACGAGGAGTTCAACGCCGCACACCCCGACCTTCCCACCTATGATGAGCTGTACACGAAGGCATTCGAGCTTGCCGTGAAGTTTGGCACGCCGTACTTCGACAACCAGCTTCCCCCGTATCGAGGTGCTGGGGAAGGAGTATCGTGCTATCAGTGCTGTGCCTACCAGTTTTCGAGAAACGCAGACAACGACGACGAGTTTGAGGACAAGCTCTACTTCCGGGATGGAAAGCACTTCTCGATGGGTGCGATGCAGGTGGTCAGCGTGAACTGCCCGAGGGCTGCATATCGTGCCAATGGTGATGACGATGCCCTGTTTTCCCATCTAAGGAGTATGATGGACAGGGCAATGGACGTTTTTCACATAAAGAAGGTCTGGATAGAGGAAATCGTCCGAAAGGGAAGGATGCCATTTGCCACTCAGCGACCCATTGACCCAAACACCGGAAGGAGAGGTACGATGGCAGTTGATATCGATGGGCTCGTGTACACCATCGGGGTCGTGGGCATCAACGAGATGGTGCAGCATCACACGGGCTACCAGCTTCACGAATCCAAGGATGCGTTCAGGCTGGCAGTGCGGGCGATGACCGAGATGGAGTTCTATGCAAGGGAGCTATCAAAAGAGCACGGAATGGAGGTCGCCCTTGCCAGAACGCCCGCAGAGACAACCGTGCAGAGGTTTGCCGTGAGCGACTTGCTCAACGAGCAGTACAGAGAGCATGCCCTGAGAGTGGTAAAGGGAGATGTGAAGTATGCCCTTGCCCACCTGTGGGAGACGAGGAACCTTCCAGTGTACTATACCAATGGCACCCACGTGGCATACGATGCCGATGTGCCGCTGGCCGAGCGTATAAGGCTGGAGCACGTGTTCTTCCCCATCGTGGATGGGGGTAACATCATGCACATCTTTCTTGGAGAGCACATGCCCTCTCCTCGGGGGCTAAAAGAGTTCGCGATGAAGCTCGCCAAAAACACTCAGACTGGCTACTTTGCATTCACCAAGGACATGACCATCTGCCTGAGGAACGATGAAGAGCCCAAAAGTGAGGCCACGATGTCACAGAGTGAAGAGAGAGCCATTTTTGCATAG
- a CDS encoding CBS domain-containing protein — MELTPIQLEVLNALIALHHQKRGCIKGEEIARLIGRNPGTVRNQMQSLKALRLVEGVPGPKGGYKPTTLAYDELSIQDVEKEAVVPIKRDGEPVEGATVLEISFTTVHHPHECHGTARMLGNIKLFEEGDTIEIGPTPVNGLILRGRVIDRDDVRSLLLFDIDRITTLPKGTLSECPLSEFKIGADTPLRDAAALMAERCEHAAMVERDGKVVGVVELLDIARALANNGADSPVSEVMREPIWADATTPMLDVLDVLTSEREGAVLVEQEGKCLGLLDCRRLISSLGY, encoded by the coding sequence ATGGAGCTTACACCGATACAGCTCGAGGTCCTAAACGCCCTCATAGCCCTCCATCATCAGAAGAGGGGATGCATCAAAGGAGAGGAGATAGCCAGGCTTATAGGCCGTAACCCAGGAACCGTTAGGAACCAGATGCAGTCTCTGAAGGCCCTGAGACTCGTCGAGGGTGTGCCCGGGCCAAAGGGTGGCTATAAGCCCACCACACTCGCCTACGATGAGCTTTCAATTCAGGATGTGGAAAAGGAGGCGGTGGTGCCCATAAAAAGAGACGGAGAGCCCGTCGAGGGGGCTACTGTACTCGAAATCAGCTTTACCACCGTGCACCACCCCCACGAATGCCATGGCACTGCGCGAATGCTTGGAAACATCAAGCTCTTTGAGGAAGGAGACACGATAGAGATTGGCCCCACCCCAGTGAACGGGCTCATTCTGAGGGGAAGGGTGATAGACAGGGACGATGTGAGAAGCTTGCTCCTGTTTGATATAGACAGGATAACAACGCTTCCAAAGGGCACGCTCTCGGAGTGTCCCCTCTCCGAGTTCAAGATTGGAGCAGATACCCCCCTCAGGGATGCGGCAGCGCTGATGGCCGAGAGGTGTGAGCATGCCGCCATGGTGGAGAGAGATGGGAAAGTGGTGGGCGTAGTGGAGCTGCTGGATATCGCGCGTGCTCTTGCCAACAATGGAGCAGACAGCCCAGTGAGCGAGGTGATGCGAGAGCCCATCTGGGCAGATGCCACCACGCCCATGCTGGATGTGCTCGATGTGCTCACCAGTGAGCGTGAGGGTGCGGTGCTCGTCGAGCAAGAGGGCAAGTGCCTTGGGCTGCTCGATTGCAGGCGACTGATTTCCTCACTCGGGTATTAG